The Mycoplasmoides genitalium G37 genomic sequence GTTTATCATTGCAAAAATTTCTTCAATTTACTACTTCAAATTGAACTAAATTTGCTTTTTGAGCTTGTAACATAATAGAACTATTTAAGTAAGGCCAAATAGTGTTTTCAAAAAGTGTTAAAACAGTGATTTTCACTACTTTTTAGGACTTGTTTCTTTCTTATTTTTACTTTCAATAAATTTCTTCCACAAACCAGATTCACTAAATAAAGAACGGACTGTATCAGTTGGAATTGCCCCTTTATTAAGTCAATCTAAGGCAACAGTTTCATCTAATTTACACTTATTTTCCTTTAAAGCTGGATTTAGATGTCCAATTAAAGCGATATACTTTCCATTACGCTTTACTCGCGAATCAACCGCTACTATTCTATAAAGCGGATAGTGTACTCTTCCCATCCGCATCAATCTTATTTTGACCAATGATTTTTTTCTTAATAAAGCGGCTAATTATAACTTTTTAAAGTTCTATTTTATCTATGCTTAAGAATAACTTAATCAGCTATTTTTTATTCGTCTAGTTAATAAATTTAATCATCCAATAAGGCCCGATTTTCATTTTGCATGTCATCTGCAAACTCATTATTTTTTTAGATAAATAAGTTCTTATCTTTATATCTAACAAAGTCTTAATTATTTTCTGTTGTTTAGCATATTATTTTAAGGCGTTAAACTTGTTTTCAGAATTAATGATGAAATAGTTGTTTTGCTATTCACAATAGCAAAACTTAAATTTGAATTATGTTTTTGTTTATTAATCTGTTCAATATGTTCTTCTCAAATTAACCTATATTTTTATCGGTTAATTCTTTTTTAATTTCATATAAGTAGATTAATGTAGTTCCACTATTAACAAATTTTTGTTTATTTTTAAGGAATTCCAATAGTTTTTGTCACTTTCATTTGGGAGGAGAGATTTACCATTTTTAATTGAATTAATTACAAAATTTTTTTTAACAAATAATTAGTTGTTTAATAATCGAAATTATTAATTAGTTTTTTTAGCATTCATACTGTAATTGGATTTTTCTAATTATGAGTACTTTTCAATAAATTTGACCAACTTATTTTGTGGTGGATTAGCGAAATATTTATCCATAAACAGATTAGTGTGAATTTGACCAAAAGCAATATTAATTAAACCTGCTAAGGCAGCATTTGCAGTTAACAATCAAATAAAAACTTCAATGTTATTTGTTTGAAGTGTTATTGCTTGAAAAATAAAAAGTAAAGGAATAAATACAAACAATCCGTGTGTTAAAGAGACAATTCAAGAATAAAGCACTCTGTTAGTATTTTGAAAATATTGTTGACTATTAGCGCCTGTGGCTACAAAGAAAACTTGTGCTTGCACTATTAATGAAAAGTAATTTGCTAAATCCAAATTTTGATCTGAAACATCAAAAAAACTAGATAAGATCTGTTTTCCAAAAGCAACTGCTGTTAACAAATAGATTAAACTACCGAACGATATACAGATAATAACTGTATAAATGTTAATTTTTTTAATTTCATCATATTTTTTTTGTCCAAACTTATATGATGAAACTGTTCTAACTCCTTGTAATAAACCAAAAATAGCTGCTGAAGCTAAATTACTAATAGCAATAGGTCCAGTTAAAAGTGTCAGATAAAAAACATCATTTTTATCAGTAGTTGCTTTTGTCAAATTAACCAAAAAACTCTCATAAAATGTAGTAACAATAGAAAGTGATCCATTTCTAAAAAAGGATGCCATTCCTATTAATGAAACTACAACTAGTAGATTAAAGTCAATTTTGTTTAATTTAATAGTTTTAAAAGTTAAATAAGTAAGATTTCTTTTGTTTAAATAAATTAGATAAATAATATAAGCTAAAAAATTAATTAAGTATCCTAGTATTCCAGCCACAGCTGATCCTATTACTCCTAAAGAAGAATATCTAACTAATAAAAAAACTATTAATATGTTAATCAAATTAGCAATAGGCGGAACAATTGCAATAAAAAGTTGTCTTCCCTCTGATTGTGCTAAATAAAAAAACAACCTTGAAAGCATAGGAATGATGTTAAGACCAATCAAAATATAAACATATTCAGATGCTACATCAATAGCCTTTTTGTTAAAAAACTGTTGGAAGCTATTAGCTTGAAAATTTTGTTCAAAACTTGATTGATCAAGATTATAATGCAACCATTCTTTTGCAAAAGATAAAACCAAAAATTGGGTAATTAGTCCAAATACAGTTGTTGATATTAATCCGGTATTTCAAGCTTCCTGAATTTTATTTTGATCATTTCTACCAATTGCTTTAGAAAAAATAACTCCAGTTCCTAGAGGAATAAAAATATTAATGGCGTTTAACAAAACAATCAAAGGTTGACTAATATTTAAAACAGTTTTAATAAATTGTTTAATATTAAGTCCAGAGCTTAAAAAACTATCACTTTTATAAAAAGCAGAATTTTTAAATTCATCAATTAAACTCTGATCAGTAAAAATAGAATCAGGATTAAGTTCACTTCTAGGAACAAACTTAATCACCATGATTTGATCTATAAATACATAAGCAGCACTAAAAAGTGCAAAGAAAAAAGTTGGAACAGTAAATCTAAGAATAGTTAGAAAAAGCTGTTTTGATTCAAAAACATTTTTAATTAGGAGTTGTTTTTCAAAACGATCCCTTTTACTGTTCACTTATTTATTTTTAAAAAGATGGATGTAATCCTTGTATCCTAATTTTTCCATCTCTTCAAAAGGAATAAATTTTAAAGCTGCAGAATTAATACAATAGCGCAATCCACCTAATTCACTCGGTCCATCATTAAAAACATGTCCCAAGTGGCTATCACTGTTTTTAGCACGAACTTCAGTTCTTATCATTCCGTGAGATTCATCACGGTAGTTAGCAATTAAATTTTTATCAATGGGTTTTGAAAAAGCAGGTCAACCACAACCAGATTTAAATTTATCAGTTGAAATAAAAAGTGGTTCACCAGATGTTATATCAACATAAATTCCCTTTTCAAAATTGCGGTTATATTCATTAATGTAAGGTGGCTCAGTGTGAGCATTTTGCGTTACATCAAACTGGAGTTTGGTTAAAGTACGTTTTAG encodes the following:
- the rpsP gene encoding 30S ribosomal protein S16; the protein is MVKIRLMRMGRVHYPLYRIVAVDSRVKRNGKYIALIGHLNPALKENKCKLDETVALDWLNKGAIPTDTVRSLFSESGLWKKFIESKNKKETSPKK
- the msrB gene encoding peptide-methionine (R)-S-oxide reductase MsrB, producing MSKYQKKSEAELKRTLTKLQFDVTQNAHTEPPYINEYNRNFEKGIYVDITSGEPLFISTDKFKSGCGWPAFSKPIDKNLIANYRDESHGMIRTEVRAKNSDSHLGHVFNDGPSELGGLRYCINSAALKFIPFEEMEKLGYKDYIHLFKNK
- a CDS encoding MATE family efflux transporter, with the translated sequence MNSKRDRFEKQLLIKNVFESKQLFLTILRFTVPTFFFALFSAAYVFIDQIMVIKFVPRSELNPDSIFTDQSLIDEFKNSAFYKSDSFLSSGLNIKQFIKTVLNISQPLIVLLNAINIFIPLGTGVIFSKAIGRNDQNKIQEAWNTGLISTTVFGLITQFLVLSFAKEWLHYNLDQSSFEQNFQANSFQQFFNKKAIDVASEYVYILIGLNIIPMLSRLFFYLAQSEGRQLFIAIVPPIANLINILIVFLLVRYSSLGVIGSAVAGILGYLINFLAYIIYLIYLNKRNLTYLTFKTIKLNKIDFNLLVVVSLIGMASFFRNGSLSIVTTFYESFLVNLTKATTDKNDVFYLTLLTGPIAISNLASAAIFGLLQGVRTVSSYKFGQKKYDEIKKINIYTVIICISFGSLIYLLTAVAFGKQILSSFFDVSDQNLDLANYFSLIVQAQVFFVATGANSQQYFQNTNRVLYSWIVSLTHGLFVFIPLLFIFQAITLQTNNIEVFIWLLTANAALAGLINIAFGQIHTNLFMDKYFANPPQNKLVKFIEKYS